The Ostrinia nubilalis chromosome 17, ilOstNubi1.1, whole genome shotgun sequence genome contains a region encoding:
- the LOC135080006 gene encoding uncharacterized protein LOC135080006, whose product MESLEESNCHSLSDSFSLYERYLRSFNVVDNFVEENNVLEQTNRPSSMNGDYESSNSRGNIDLSAVGQTNILDKRSESAELEYNLLNSAPSDNIDKDLYLDVDNCTKLGSSCTSQGPSLLDNSSTTADHCTLNDKFEAIDAPVLSEDSKSELSKQPIFITSTMENSNNAVDSVPMFRDVRHSESVFKLPISELSFNGTLKHVQKLKPIVDPLTALSCNSALVNLDERSEDHNSESVSSRTDDVASISYRLSSVSDDQSSCEKNCADRVTESTGDSQYEEFNAKKMCAVQNDDGSSKWNSEQSYSSLEASFDSGVRSPDMFSEEEEDIPAPAPEPFWGFLSDCEAYDKKRVRKCERILQGVLPPPSVTVLKTDVATMLKKYYCFLPAFTGEDKLNTSEANSTPTKRVSFVHIPTEHGVNEPVQETTQDTMRLTTQPGKSQSLPAKECSKSEPELDTSVSDKTIDLKMSTEIEAKETPWPEVLKCRHYDVYYNLTKYSEKFEALALRYGERFVGAETDTSVSVHSGGMQSPSSASKRKALRLAQAKSPGRRLSHLARRRQMFCSAATINEKAQASASKMVLIDKNFFPHRKLVNSAERWSPRKRRTPGKKTPVRKTPGKKTPAKTPKTHSGSSSRKKSIRRLLMDTDTMTRSQPTRETLKRALFVSPENKRGVPQVSCSSVPAQAMKSKRALFGSPVMAETKSADGSQSDQFLKRKRDALEDVPDTSRSKIAKSLSFGGDSMGNSQSQSFNRRASESFVNRKNMAELNDCHKQKLLWAVSQALRVHGWAMSSPGFREKASALARLTRKLLTLPPHAARYNTPNLSTSDTLLKLARLYVYPIIQGRTVEDCFEEEQTKLANETNNKVTGYISASAYQQMKARQAATSSTFTSKIKENTYSNGSVKQELSRSGSKNILQDKLVNIDTSSSSSSGLSMLDKGSLGMFKSNSMPSFEEAAKMRARRQISFDNVDFPKR is encoded by the exons ATGGAATCCCTTGAAGAATCAAATTGTCACTCACTGAGCGATAGTTTTTCTTTGTATGAGCGGTATTTGAGAAGTTTTAATGTTGTGGATAATTTCGTTGAAGAAAACAACGTACTAGAGCAGACGAATCGCCCGTCATCCATGAACGGTGATTACGAGAGTTCAAATAGTAGAGGTAACATTGATTTGTCAGCTGTTGGCCAAACAAACATATTAGATAAGCGGTCCGAGTCCGCCGAACTCGAGTATAACTTGCTGAATTCAGCTCCAAGTGACAACATAGACAAGGACCTATACTTGGACGTGGACAACTGCACCAAACTCGGCTCATCGTGTACTTCTCAGGGACCGTCGTTGCTGGATAATTCGTCCACCACAGCTGATCATTGTACCCTTAACGACAAATTTGAGGCTATTGACGCGCCAGTTCTGTCAGAAGACTCCAAGTCTGAGCTTTCCAAGCAACCAATTTTCATAACCTCAACAATGGAGAACAGTAACAATGCTGTCGACAGTGTGCCTATGTTTCGTGACGTGAGACATTCCGAGAGCGTATTTAAGTTGCCCATCAGTGAACTTTCTTTTAATGGTACATTAAAACACGTTCAGAAACTTAAGCCCATAGTGGACCCTCTCACAGCCTTAAGCTGTAATAGTGCATTGGTTAACTTAGATGAAAGGTCTGAAGACCATAATTCAGAAAGTGTTTCGAGTAGAACCGATGATGTGGCCTCTATATCCTATAGACTGAGTAGTGTATCTGATGATCAAAGTTCTTGTGAGAAGAATTGTGCAGACAGAGTCACTGAGAGTACAGGGGACTCCCAGTATGAAGAGTTTAATGCTAAGAAGATGTGTGCAGTCCAAAATGATGATGGGAGCAGCAAATGGAATTCGGAACAAAGTTACTCCTCCCTCGAGGCATCCTTCGACAGTGGGGTGAGGTCTCCAGACATGTTCTCTGAAGAAGAGGAAGACATCCCAGCTCCTGCTCCTGAACCATTTTGGGGTTTTCTCAGTGACTGCGAAGCTTATGATAAAAAGAGGGTCAGGAAATGTGAG CGCATTCTACAAGGAGTATTGCCACCACCATCAGTAACAGTTCTAAAGACAGATGTCGCTACAATGCTCAAAAAATACTACTGTTTCCTGCCTGCATTCACTGGAGAAGATAAGCTCAACACTTCTGAGGCCAACTCAACCCCTACCAAAAGAGTTTCATTTGTTCATATCCCTACTGAACATGGGGTCAATGAACCTGTCCAAGAAACAACACAAGATACCATGAGGCTTACAACTCAACCTGGAAAGTCTCAAAGCTTACCAGCCAAAGAATGTTCAAAGTCAGAGCCAGAATTAGACACAAGTGTCAGTGATAAGACAATAGATCTAAAGATGAGCACTGAGATTGAGGCTAAAGAGACTCCCTGGCCTGAGGTCTTAAAGTGCAGGCATTACGATGTATA cTACAATCTAACCAAATATTCTGAGAAGTTTGAAGCTCTGGCTCTGCGGTACGGTGAGAGATTCGTTGGTGCAGAGACAGACACAAGTGTTAGCGTACACTCTGGAGGAATGCAGTCACCCAGCAGTGCTAGTAAACGAAAAGCTTTAAG GCTCGCTCAGGCCAAGTCTCCAGGTCGGCGGCTGTCCCACTTGGCGCGCCGGCGGCAGATGTTTTGCAGCGCCGCCACTATCAACGAAAAGGCGCAGGCTTCAGCCTCAAAAATGGTGCTCATTGATAAAAA TTTCTTCCCGCACAGAAAGCTGGTTAATTCAGCTGAGAGGTGGAGTCCAAGAAAGAGGCGCACGCCAGGCAAAAAGACCCCCGTTCGCAAGACACCAGGCAAGAAGACTCCGGCTAAAACTCCCAAAACACACAGCGGGAGCTCCAGCCGCAAGAAATCAATAAGGAGACTTCTCATGGATACAGACACCATGACAAGGTCACAACCAACCCGGGAAACCTTGAAAAGGGCACTGTTTGTCAGTCCTGAGAATAAGAGAGGTGTACCCCAAGTTTCATGTTCCTCCGTGCCCGCACAAGCGATGAAATCGAAAAGAGCTTTATTTGGGTCTCCGGTAATGGCTGAAACTAAGAGCGCAGATGGATCTCAAAGCGACCAGTTCCTAAAAAGAAAGCGCGACGCATTAGAAGATGTGCCAGATACCAGCCGTAGTAAGATAGCTAAAAGTTTGTCTTTTGGTGGAGATTCCATGGGAAATTCACAATCCCAGTCCTTCAACCGGCGAGCATCGGAAAGTTTTGTTAACAGAAAAAATATGGCAGAATTGAATGACTGTCACAAACAG AAACTCCTGTGGGCGGTGTCTCAGGCGCTCCGCGTGCACGGCTGGGCGATGTCGTCGCCGGGCTTCCGTGAGAAGGCGTCTGCATTAGCGCGACTTACACGCAAGCTGCTCACGCTGCCGCCGCATGCGGCACGCTACAACACTCCTAACCTGTCCACCTCGGACACCTTGCTCAA ATTGGCCCGCCTATACGTATACCCGATCATCCAAGGTCGCACCGTCGAGGATTGCTTCGAAGAGGAGCAAACGAAATTAGCTAACGAAACGAACAACAAAGTGACTGGTTACATATCGGCCAGCGCCTATCAGCAAATGAAGGCGAGACAAGCCGCCACCTCGAGCACTTTCACGTCCAAGATTAAAGAAAACACGTACAGTAACGGTTCAGTGAAACAGGAACTTTCTAGAAGTGGCTCGAAAAATATCCTACAAGATAAGTTAGTGAATATCGACACCAGCTCCAGTAGCAGCAGCGGTCTCAGCATGCTCGACAAAGGCAGTCTAGGAATGTTCAAGTCCAACTCCATGCCTTCGTTCGAAGAAGCAGCTAAAATGAGAGCTCGGAGACAAATAAGCTTTGACAATGTTGACTTCCCTAAAAGGTGA
- the LOC135080007 gene encoding calcium and integrin-binding protein 1-like, translating to MGSSQSYPGLTEDLLDDYTNLTYLKKGEILHLMKKFNSIDPEKLEADYHHRFPKEDIMKKFGALRNNPFSDRIFRVFSSKQDDCFSFEDMLDLCSVMSSDCPPEVKAAWAFRIFDIDEDNQITESDICEIINRLTAPEPTTGERYLDECSKEKIAKIILEEISLDKNGGIAAAEFKYMISRLSEFETSFYFRL from the exons ATGGGTAGCTCCCAAAGTTACCCAGGTCTGACCGAAGATCTCTTAGATGATTACACCAATTtgacatatttaaaaaaaggtgAAATATTACA TTTGATGAAAAAGTTCAATTCGATTGATCCCGAAAAACTCGAGGCTGATTACCATCATAGGTTTCCCAAGGAGGACATAATGAAAAAGTTCGGTGCTTTGAGG AATAACCCGTTCAGCGACCGTATTTTCCGGGTGTTTTCATCGAAGCAGGACGACTGCTTTTCCTTTGAAGACATGCTGGACCTATGCTCCGTCATGAGCTCAGATTGTCCGCCCGAAGTAAAGGCGGCGTGGGCTTTTAGGATTTTTG ATATAGATGAAGATAACCAGATCACCGAAAGTGACATTTGCGAAATTATAAATCGCCTCACAGCACCCGAACCGACCACTGGAGAAAGATATCTCGACGAGTGCTCTAAAGAAAAGATTGCTAAAATT ATTCTAGAAGAAATAAGTTTAGACAAAAATGGAGGAATAGCTGCTGCTGAATTCAAGTACATGATCTCAAGATTATCTGAATTTGaaacatcattttattttcgGTTGTAA
- the LOC135080010 gene encoding uncharacterized protein LOC135080010 — protein MVAAISRDALVAQCECQIMSQVWEAVWGGGARVSWADVCRERAARASDAAAAAARLAAAADGANVHGSEIYSNIPVTVTDIHHRSRLVDTRYPRYNETSFDEPLPPMHPPYAVPPHLMYPLPHDIPVTVTSQLVMTPYGVPYYYPVQAPYMIPTPVYAPIKQATNVPINGYPPTTQYNRYPSVPTAQLIELDSPSVYENGRFDKHRDDDRSHRRSRQPESSRRNSTSKSGFSDVSLPSLPRSDTQPALSKAREDGMGTYESWDYVFRNLSSKEQDGETRSRYSPSLDRDSRTLDRLDREERRAKYQPTTLDLEDGLQALNIDRSYDEDAYRTAKVNENLMRLKQEQELKRAKQLARKQMDERKPKKLEPIKSDALISTKVAPDKVKLLSKKDVKDRKEVIKQQSSMNGSVASVEAKKVRKPAKLVAAEAERPARPAKPLENGHSSGHSSKTTPAPPQANYDLKAQLIVSLDEPDARRSPPRPVANGDPPRPASAAKRDRWECSTCTYLNKDTVAACEMCGKSKRGPEIQPLTSGGRECPACTLVNRRDARVCDACGTSLDHCPTYI, from the exons ATGGTAGCGGCCATCTCCCGCGACGCGCTCGTGGCGCAGTGCGAGTGCCAG ATTATGTCTCAAGTGTGGGAGGCGGTATGGGGCGGTGGCGCGCGTGTTTCATGGGCTGACGTGTGCCGGGAGCGCGCCGCACGCGCTTctgacgccgccgccgccgccgcgagaCTTGCCGCCGCCGCTGATGGCGCTAATGTGCACG GTTCAGAAATATATTCAAACATACCCGTGACGGTGACCGACATCCACCACCGGAGCCGGCTAGTTGATACCCGGTACCCCCGCTACAACGAGACCTCGTTCGACGAGCCCCTCCCTCCCATGCACCCCCCCTACGCGGTGCCCCCCCACCTCATGTACCCCCTGCCCCACGACATCCCCGTCACCGTGACCAGCCAGCTTGTCATGACCCCCTACGGAGTCCCCTACTACTACCCAGTCCAAGCACCCTATATGATCCCCACACCAGTCTACGCGCCTATAAAACAAGCCACTAACGTACCTATCAACGGATACCCCCCCACTACACAATATAACAGGTATCCTTCTGTACCCACTGCCCAGCTCATCGAACTCGACTCCCCGTCCGTTTACGAAAACGGCCGCTTTGACAAACACCGGGACGATGACCGAAGTCACAGAAGAAGCAGGCAGCCCGAAAGTTCGAGAAGGAATAGCACGTCAAAGTCAGGATTCAGTGACGTGTCGCTCCCTAGTTTACCGCGGTCTGACACTCAACCGGCCTTGAGCAAAGCGAGGGAAGACGGGATGGGAACTTACGAGAGCTGGGATTACGTGTTTCGAAATCTTTCGAGCAAAGAGCAGGACGGGGAGACTCGGAGCCGGTATTCCCCGTCTCTGGATCGGGATTCCCGGACGCTGGACCGGTTAGACCGGGAGGAGAGGCGGGCGAAGTATCAGCCGACCACCCTCGATTTGGAAGACGGCTTGCAAGCGCTAAACATCGACAGATCCTACGACGAGGACGCGTACCGGACGGCAAAAGTCAACGAGAATTTGATGCGATTGAAACAGGAGCAGGAGTTGAAGCGAGCTAAGCAGTTAGCTAGAAAGCAGATGGACGAGCGAAAGCCTAAGAAACTGGAGCCTATTAAATCCGACGCGTTGATATCGACTAAAGTGGCGCCCGACAAAgtcaaacttttaagtaagaAGGACGTGAAAGATAGGAAGGAGGTGATAAAGCAGCAGAGTTCGATGAACGGGTCGGTGGCAAGTGTGGAGGCCAAGAAAGTGCGGAAACCAGCCAAGCTCGTCGCGGCCGAGGCCGAGCGGCCCGCGCGTCCCGCCAAGCCACTTGAGAATGGACACAGCAGCGGACATAGTTCGAAAACGACGCCTG CACCGCCGCAGGCGAATTACGACCTTAAGGCGCAACTAATAGTGTCGCTGGACGAGCCCGACGCGCGCCGCTCGCCGCCGCGTCCCGTTGCCAACGGGGACCCCCCTCGCCCCGCCTCAGCCGCGAAGCGCGACAG GTGGGAATGCTCCACGTGCACCTACCTCAACAAAGACACAGTGGCCGCCTGCGAGATGTGCGGTAAGTCCAAGCGAGGGCCTGAGATCCAGCCGCTAACCTCAGGCGGTCGCGAATGCCCCGCCTGCACGCTCGTCAACCGACGGGACGCGAGGGTTTGCGACGCCTGCGGCACCAGTTTAGACCACTGTCCTACGTATATTTAA